The following coding sequences are from one uncultured Desulfobacter sp. window:
- the ahpC gene encoding alkyl hydroperoxide reductase subunit C: protein MDTLINTKIQDFKAQAFHNNEFKEVTQEDIKGKWSVFFFYPADFTFVCPTELGDMADHYEAFQEIGVEIYSVSTDTHFTHMAWHEASDTIKKIGFPMLGDPTGKLARAFGVYIEEEGLAYRGTFLVDPEGQIKLAEVNDNGIGRNADELLRKVKAAQYIAANPNEVCPAKWQEGAQTLKPGLDLVGKI from the coding sequence ATGGACACTTTAATCAATACCAAAATCCAGGACTTTAAAGCGCAGGCCTTTCACAACAATGAATTCAAGGAAGTCACCCAGGAGGATATCAAGGGGAAATGGTCTGTCTTTTTCTTCTATCCGGCTGATTTCACCTTTGTCTGCCCCACTGAACTGGGAGACATGGCTGATCACTACGAGGCCTTTCAGGAGATCGGAGTGGAGATCTACAGCGTCAGCACAGATACCCATTTTACCCACATGGCCTGGCACGAGGCCTCAGACACCATCAAGAAGATCGGTTTCCCCATGCTGGGCGATCCCACCGGGAAGCTGGCAAGGGCTTTCGGCGTTTACATTGAGGAAGAGGGCCTGGCCTACCGAGGGACCTTCCTGGTCGATCCCGAAGGACAGATCAAGCTGGCCGAAGTCAACGACAACGGCATCGGGCGAAATGCGGACGAGCTTTTAAGAAAAGTCAAGGCAGCCCAGTACATTGCTGCCAATCCTAACGAGGTCTGCCCGGCCAAATGGCAGGAAGGCGCCCAGACCCTGAAACCCGGTCTGGACCTTGTCGGCAAGATCTGA
- a CDS encoding type II secretion system protein GspG gives MNNLLMGLIVMIGTAGVMATDLPKDMSALFKDTLAAAQQVSTAGDLKSISTMLDASYVMDRRLPAEEDFEKWLGMTFKENHIKDLRVDHWGNPLSYTVLKKNRRYQLRSLGPDGIENTDDDMVKTGP, from the coding sequence ATGAATAATTTACTGATGGGTTTAATTGTTATGATCGGTACGGCCGGGGTGATGGCCACAGACCTTCCCAAAGATATGTCAGCGCTGTTCAAGGATACCCTGGCTGCGGCCCAGCAGGTGAGCACGGCGGGTGATTTAAAATCAATATCCACGATGTTGGATGCGTCATATGTGATGGATCGGCGCCTGCCTGCGGAAGAAGATTTTGAAAAATGGCTTGGAATGACGTTTAAAGAAAATCATATTAAAGACCTTCGTGTGGATCACTGGGGCAATCCACTCAGTTACACGGTATTAAAAAAGAACCGGCGGTATCAGTTGCGCAGCCTGGGGCCGGATGGCATCGAAAACACGGACGACGATATGGTTAAGACAGGGCCGTAA
- a CDS encoding GspE/PulE family protein, with protein sequence MIWGKAKEEQFDTVEQINAIVGKAIDARASDIHFEPFENIINVRFRIDGALVQVAELPIRKHDEITARIKVMGSLDSISKRAAQDGKILFEHNGRIFEIRVAVMPVRYGEKSVFRILRSADVTFDINNIGINSTCLPVVKRTISKRQGLVLVTGSTGSGKTTTIYSVLEYINCQEINIVTVEDPIEFEIKGINQVQISKDHTMSFADVLKAVLRQDPDVLVIGEIRDPETARVAIQAALTGHLVIASLHTNDAIDTIVRLTEMGIKTYLIAAALKMIISQRLIRLLCPHCKQPGRLTPDQAAMFDLDQSTPVFVPTGCRHCSQTGYRGRTSIFEILSLNDQVIEILARHNKSYELKTRLKDLRTSVLKTEALEHILLGNTACDEVLKQVV encoded by the coding sequence ATGATCTGGGGAAAAGCAAAGGAAGAACAATTTGATACGGTCGAGCAGATTAATGCCATTGTGGGAAAAGCCATTGATGCAAGGGCCAGTGATATTCACTTTGAACCATTTGAAAATATCATCAATGTAAGATTCCGCATTGACGGGGCCCTGGTTCAGGTTGCGGAGCTTCCCATACGAAAACATGACGAAATCACTGCCCGGATCAAGGTGATGGGATCTTTGGATTCTATTTCAAAACGTGCGGCCCAGGACGGCAAGATCCTGTTTGAGCACAACGGCAGGATTTTCGAAATCAGGGTGGCGGTGATGCCGGTGAGATACGGAGAAAAAAGTGTTTTCAGGATTCTAAGAAGTGCCGATGTGACATTTGATATTAATAATATCGGCATCAACAGCACCTGTCTGCCTGTGGTCAAAAGAACCATTTCCAAACGCCAGGGACTGGTGCTGGTAACCGGCAGCACGGGCAGCGGTAAAACCACAACCATTTACTCGGTCCTGGAATATATCAATTGCCAGGAGATCAACATCGTTACGGTGGAAGATCCCATTGAATTCGAAATTAAAGGAATCAACCAGGTTCAGATTTCCAAGGACCATACCATGAGTTTTGCCGACGTGCTCAAAGCCGTGTTGCGCCAGGACCCGGATGTCCTGGTCATCGGAGAAATCCGTGATCCCGAAACTGCCAGGGTTGCCATCCAGGCTGCGTTGACCGGCCATCTGGTGATCGCCTCCCTGCACACCAACGATGCCATAGACACCATCGTCCGGCTCACTGAAATGGGCATTAAAACCTATCTGATTGCTGCCGCTTTGAAAATGATCATTTCCCAGCGGCTGATCCGCCTGTTGTGCCCGCATTGCAAACAACCCGGCAGACTGACGCCTGACCAGGCCGCCATGTTTGACCTGGATCAGTCAACCCCTGTATTTGTTCCAACAGGATGCCGCCACTGCAGCCAAACCGGATATCGCGGAAGAACTTCAATTTTTGAAATCTTAAGCCTCAATGACCAGGTCATTGAAATACTGGCCCGGCACAATAAGAGTTATGAATTAAAAACACGGCTTAAGGACCTAAGGACATCCGTGCTTAAAACTGAGGCCCTGGAACATATTTTGCTGGGGAATACTGCCTGTGACGAGGTTTTAAAGCAGGTGGTGTGA
- a CDS encoding FTR1 family protein yields the protein MKIRTVVFFVLFILVPVTGFAAAPKQGVTEDYAPVVERIVALGDEAVEAYTPATGVMVGNKFSRLYFDIFETTGMEFTLSLKDNSFMLQIESKFSMLISQAMSGADKVKVEQSWQALKEDMYYAVEHYSSGGKIQTFWGRAMQSFIILFREGVEAMLVVAALVAYLRRSGYPDKVKVIWQGVIWALLASVGAAVLLNMVINASGANMEALEGITMLIASFVLIYVSYWLTAKRDADRWQAFIKEKMDEAISKGSLFALGLVAFLAVFREGAETILFYQALVGGSTGQMNAIWTGIALATLALVVVYLVVRLLSIRLPIGLFFGGTAIFLFAMAFVFTGQGILELQVAGMIGTTRIDGFPMISWLGVFPTVETLAAQVLILATIPVGWLWMAAKKRKLIHTV from the coding sequence ATGAAAATAAGAACGGTTGTTTTTTTTGTACTGTTCATACTGGTGCCTGTAACAGGGTTTGCCGCAGCCCCGAAACAGGGGGTGACCGAAGACTATGCCCCGGTGGTCGAACGCATTGTGGCCTTAGGTGACGAGGCGGTGGAGGCCTATACGCCGGCAACCGGCGTGATGGTGGGCAACAAATTTTCCCGGCTCTATTTTGACATATTTGAAACCACGGGCATGGAATTTACCCTGAGTCTGAAAGACAACTCTTTTATGCTCCAGATTGAATCCAAATTCAGCATGCTGATCAGCCAGGCCATGTCCGGTGCAGACAAGGTCAAGGTGGAACAGTCCTGGCAGGCGTTAAAAGAGGATATGTATTACGCTGTGGAGCACTACTCCTCCGGAGGGAAAATACAGACCTTCTGGGGGAGGGCCATGCAGTCCTTTATCATTTTGTTTCGCGAGGGGGTCGAGGCAATGCTGGTGGTGGCTGCTCTGGTGGCATATCTTCGCCGTTCCGGGTATCCGGATAAGGTTAAAGTCATCTGGCAAGGGGTCATCTGGGCGCTTTTGGCAAGTGTGGGCGCCGCCGTCCTCTTAAATATGGTCATCAATGCGTCCGGGGCCAACATGGAGGCCCTGGAGGGAATTACCATGCTGATCGCCTCGTTTGTGCTGATATATGTCAGTTACTGGCTGACGGCCAAACGGGACGCGGACCGATGGCAGGCTTTTATCAAAGAAAAAATGGACGAGGCCATCAGCAAGGGCAGTTTGTTTGCTTTGGGGCTGGTGGCTTTTCTGGCTGTCTTTCGGGAAGGGGCTGAAACCATCTTGTTTTACCAGGCCCTTGTTGGCGGGTCCACGGGGCAGATGAACGCCATCTGGACCGGCATCGCCCTGGCAACACTGGCATTGGTGGTGGTGTATCTCGTTGTCAGGCTTTTATCCATTCGGCTGCCCATCGGTTTGTTTTTCGGCGGGACAGCTATTTTTTTGTTTGCCATGGCTTTTGTCTTTACGGGGCAGGGAATTTTGGAACTTCAAGTGGCTGGAATGATAGGGACCACGAGAATTGACGGGTTTCCCATGATCAGCTGGCTTGGGGTGTTCCCCACTGTGGAGACCCTTGCTGCCCAGGTGCTGATCCTGGCCACGATACCGGTCGGCTGGTTATGGATGGCCGCAAAAAAGAGAAAACTGATCCATACGGTTTGA
- a CDS encoding DUF3488 and transglutaminase-like domain-containing protein, which yields MSGFEPWVLLTLILSALPSLLRLPLWVAGLALAGTLIHYWGTLRKGWRGKAASALMLGGCAAGIWFSYDSVFSGNAVLTFFITVVFLKWGEAHTRRDYLLLIFAAVILSAVGALYFENMLSLIHMLVVVFALTMSLTAIHMDPAALAKNLLFKTAGKLFVLGLPLMLLLFMTFPRIPGPIWDIGIAFGLPIKAMMNRGDGQFGKEMTLQPGGIHRATQDNENVLVAEFKGVVPFISRLYWRGPVFWDFDGQNWSVPEAWDNRNTLMRTAIRSKKKLDYELVYKADPVDYNLRVMPNGSRWLYGLDVPAGPAPEAFISSEFQLLSIRKVNDHEPKFENLHSFLEYRIGKRLDPKKRARALAWPENTNPRLHALGKKLKNELQTPEKIIHEGLSLLAKGNYTFDAAHLVEPGPDMLDRYFFEEKRGGAEYLAGSFAMLLRAADIPARLVSGFRGGTVIALTNFVIVKQANAHVWLEVWEDNMGWHRVEPKDIVQPPGKKRVQPKAEQKPQAQQVQVTPAKAASLPDAKNASRFEKQGTHKKEKNRSWSLPSMSALFGNFQKWIINYDPDRQMEILKGVGMEKSNWLDLMVTGIAGVAGLLGIYLASAWFRGRGKNDRVTVAWQKFLARMDKKFNLEKSKQECPKVYLDRVCSARPELATAVGDIISRYIEIRYTEDHSKKAANLFQRQVARFVSMT from the coding sequence ATGAGCGGATTTGAACCCTGGGTGCTGTTAACCCTGATTCTTTCTGCCCTGCCCAGCCTGTTACGTCTGCCCCTGTGGGTGGCGGGCCTGGCCCTGGCCGGTACCCTTATTCATTACTGGGGAACACTGCGCAAAGGATGGCGGGGAAAAGCGGCATCTGCACTGATGCTGGGCGGTTGTGCAGCAGGTATCTGGTTCAGTTATGACAGTGTTTTTTCGGGCAATGCCGTGTTGACCTTTTTCATTACCGTGGTTTTCCTCAAATGGGGTGAAGCCCATACCCGCAGGGATTATCTGTTGCTGATTTTTGCGGCTGTTATCCTGTCTGCGGTGGGCGCCCTCTATTTTGAAAACATGTTAAGCCTGATACACATGCTGGTGGTGGTGTTTGCCCTGACCATGAGCCTTACGGCCATCCACATGGATCCTGCGGCCCTGGCAAAAAACCTGCTGTTTAAAACCGCAGGCAAGTTGTTTGTCCTGGGACTGCCGCTGATGCTGCTGCTGTTTATGACCTTTCCAAGGATCCCGGGGCCCATCTGGGACATCGGCATTGCATTCGGTCTGCCCATCAAGGCCATGATGAACCGGGGGGACGGGCAGTTCGGCAAAGAGATGACCCTGCAGCCCGGCGGAATTCACCGGGCCACCCAGGACAATGAAAACGTGCTGGTGGCCGAGTTCAAGGGGGTGGTGCCTTTTATCAGCCGTCTTTACTGGCGCGGGCCTGTGTTCTGGGACTTTGACGGGCAAAACTGGTCTGTCCCCGAGGCATGGGATAACCGCAACACCCTGATGAGAACCGCGATTCGATCCAAGAAAAAACTGGATTATGAACTGGTTTATAAAGCCGATCCCGTGGATTACAATTTGCGGGTGATGCCCAACGGCAGCCGCTGGCTGTATGGACTGGATGTCCCGGCAGGACCAGCGCCGGAGGCATTTATCTCCAGTGAATTTCAGCTGCTTAGTATCCGGAAAGTCAACGACCATGAACCCAAATTTGAAAACCTGCACTCTTTTTTAGAGTACCGGATCGGCAAACGGCTTGATCCCAAAAAACGCGCCCGGGCCCTGGCCTGGCCGGAAAACACCAATCCCAGGCTCCATGCCCTGGGAAAAAAGCTTAAAAATGAATTGCAAACACCGGAAAAAATAATCCACGAGGGATTAAGCCTTCTGGCCAAAGGCAACTATACCTTTGACGCGGCCCATCTGGTTGAACCAGGTCCCGATATGCTGGACCGGTATTTTTTTGAGGAAAAACGGGGCGGGGCCGAGTACCTGGCCGGCAGTTTTGCCATGCTCCTGCGGGCGGCGGATATTCCTGCCCGGCTTGTGTCCGGATTCAGGGGCGGCACGGTGATCGCACTGACCAATTTCGTGATTGTCAAACAGGCCAATGCCCATGTCTGGCTGGAAGTCTGGGAGGACAACATGGGTTGGCACAGGGTGGAACCCAAGGATATTGTTCAGCCGCCCGGGAAAAAACGGGTTCAGCCTAAAGCTGAACAAAAGCCGCAAGCACAGCAGGTTCAGGTGACACCGGCTAAAGCCGCATCTTTGCCTGACGCGAAAAATGCCAGTCGCTTTGAAAAACAGGGCACCCATAAAAAGGAAAAGAACCGGTCCTGGTCTCTGCCCTCAATGAGTGCCCTGTTCGGTAATTTTCAAAAATGGATAATCAACTACGATCCGGATCGTCAGATGGAGATACTCAAAGGCGTTGGCATGGAAAAAAGCAATTGGCTGGACTTGATGGTCACAGGGATTGCGGGAGTCGCGGGTCTTTTGGGAATATACCTGGCAAGTGCCTGGTTTCGCGGGCGTGGAAAAAACGACCGGGTAACCGTTGCCTGGCAAAAATTTTTAGCACGCATGGATAAAAAATTTAATTTAGAAAAATCAAAACAGGAATGTCCGAAAGTTTATCTGGACCGGGTCTGTTCGGCACGGCCTGAACTGGCCACGGCTGTTGGGGATATCATTTCCAGGTACATTGAGATCCGGTATACCGAAGATCATTCAAAAAAGGCGGCGAATCTTTTCCAACGGCAGGTGGCAAGGTTTGTGTCCATGACATAA
- a CDS encoding DUF58 domain-containing protein, producing MVGLGPVKKLKEMLSQPVSLKRRRVPGKIRMGVTPSGLGFAGLILCGFLMSVNFSNNLIFAMTFLLVSIAMVGLYFTRTNIRAISLSDWHTEPVFAGQDAIYRITADNGPGHARHGLTPKSVRGSHGKEVHLPKGVRTELLLARPAKQRGMLPPVPADVRSCFPLGIFSAKMTTTQLPECLVFPKPQGEQPMPDHASAANAHLMAESGTWTDMRRYAPGDPLSRIDWRAMARFDELYTKEFDGGQGKPALWFAWDDVRANGVEPRLSQLCQWVVEAGKQNREYGLKLPGTTIGPGSDTAHHLACLSALALYGKTPSDKSSGGKKEKINERI from the coding sequence ATGGTGGGATTGGGTCCGGTAAAAAAACTCAAAGAAATGCTTTCCCAGCCAGTCTCGCTGAAACGACGGCGGGTGCCAGGAAAAATACGCATGGGGGTGACCCCGTCGGGTTTAGGCTTTGCAGGGCTTATCCTGTGCGGGTTCCTCATGTCTGTCAATTTTTCCAACAATTTGATTTTTGCCATGACATTTCTTCTGGTCTCCATTGCCATGGTGGGTTTGTATTTTACCCGGACAAACATCAGGGCGATTTCATTGTCTGACTGGCACACCGAACCGGTGTTCGCCGGTCAGGATGCCATTTACCGTATAACGGCGGACAACGGACCCGGCCATGCCAGGCACGGCCTGACACCTAAATCGGTCCGGGGCAGCCACGGCAAAGAGGTGCATCTGCCCAAAGGCGTACGGACTGAACTTTTGCTGGCAAGGCCTGCCAAACAGCGCGGGATGCTGCCCCCGGTCCCGGCCGATGTTCGATCCTGTTTTCCTTTGGGGATTTTCAGTGCAAAAATGACCACGACACAACTGCCCGAATGCCTGGTTTTCCCCAAACCCCAGGGCGAACAGCCCATGCCGGATCACGCGTCTGCTGCCAATGCGCATCTTATGGCCGAATCCGGCACCTGGACCGACATGCGCCGCTATGCGCCGGGTGACCCGTTGTCCCGCATTGACTGGCGGGCCATGGCACGGTTTGATGAATTGTATACCAAAGAGTTTGACGGAGGCCAGGGGAAACCTGCCCTCTGGTTTGCCTGGGACGATGTAAGGGCCAATGGGGTGGAACCCAGGCTGAGCCAGTTGTGTCAGTGGGTTGTCGAGGCCGGAAAACAGAACCGGGAATACGGGTTGAAATTACCAGGAACCACCATCGGACCGGGAAGTGATACAGCCCATCACCTGGCATGCCTGTCCGCACTGGCCCTTTACGGAAAGACCCCTTCGGATAAATCCTCTGGTGGAAAAAAGGAGAAGATCAATGAGCGGATTTGA
- a CDS encoding MoxR family ATPase, producing the protein MTINNQTYDSELTPVLDQLNKIVLGKQEQIKMALTCLLGRGHLLIEDVPGLGKTVLAHTLGACLGLSYQRVQFTSDLLPGDIIGCSVYDRNKGEFYFTQGPVFTQLLLADEINRATPKCQSALLEAMEERQVSVEGTPRHLPVPFFVIATQNPTEQVGTFPLPESQLDRFLLRISMGYPDREAEIDLLKGEDRRKMLNGLAPLLTPEQLVALQEKVPRVKASDTVLRYLHRILDFTRTSDMFHTGLSTRAGLSLLQAARAWALLHGEDVLLPHHIQAVLPAAAGHRLVPLAGTLTSAQIGEAIISKVDVE; encoded by the coding sequence ATGACAATCAACAACCAAACTTACGATTCTGAACTGACCCCCGTGCTTGACCAGCTCAACAAAATTGTACTGGGCAAACAAGAGCAGATCAAGATGGCCTTAACCTGCCTTCTCGGCCGGGGGCACCTGCTCATTGAAGATGTGCCGGGCCTTGGCAAAACCGTTCTGGCACATACCCTGGGGGCATGCCTTGGGCTTTCCTACCAGCGGGTTCAGTTCACGTCCGATCTTTTGCCCGGGGACATCATCGGCTGCTCGGTCTATGACCGCAACAAAGGAGAATTTTATTTTACCCAGGGACCTGTGTTTACCCAGCTGCTGCTGGCCGATGAAATAAACCGGGCCACGCCCAAATGCCAGAGCGCTCTGCTTGAGGCCATGGAGGAACGCCAGGTTTCAGTGGAGGGAACGCCCCGGCACCTGCCCGTCCCTTTTTTTGTTATTGCCACCCAGAATCCAACTGAACAGGTGGGCACTTTTCCACTGCCCGAATCCCAGCTGGACCGTTTTTTGTTGCGTATCTCCATGGGATACCCGGACCGGGAAGCTGAAATCGATCTGCTCAAGGGAGAGGACCGCAGAAAAATGCTGAACGGACTGGCCCCGCTTTTAACCCCGGAGCAACTGGTGGCGCTCCAAGAAAAAGTCCCCCGGGTGAAAGCCTCGGATACCGTGCTGCGTTATCTTCACCGGATTCTTGATTTTACCCGTACAAGCGACATGTTTCATACCGGACTCTCCACCCGGGCCGGGTTAAGCCTGTTGCAGGCTGCCAGGGCCTGGGCTTTGCTCCATGGAGAGGATGTTCTTTTACCACACCATATCCAGGCCGTGCTGCCGGCAGCCGCCGGGCATCGCCTGGTGCCTTTGGCCGGGACATTGACGTCGGCACAGATCGGCGAGGCCATCATCTCAAAGGTGGATGTTGAATAA